In Calliopsis andreniformis isolate RMS-2024a chromosome 6, iyCalAndr_principal, whole genome shotgun sequence, a single genomic region encodes these proteins:
- the LOC143180299 gene encoding quinone oxidoreductase-like protein 2: MSVTIGRSILTRFCGNHLKKLPTRATIVRFASVANDKRSNLEDKAGIPASEANKISAAVLKRVVNPLVIENVELPKISRADEVLIDVQYCALNGSDVLLSKNLYTYEPSLPMVLGYELVGKLIQVGEEAKRQGYQVGDKVVALNKDRYGGLAEQCIAEVSDIWKVPTGMKSLDAVCLLDNYITALVAFERKVNIQEDDMVLINVGISDIGFAAIDLASNVFRAQVISVCATEAAATVARGKGALASLKYKDRTLLNQIQEVAAEKNIKVVFNDADGEYFKKILNCFTKIYKEDATIKDLLRDDSFAVVVHHLSREGRAIIAGTAIMIEPDSDVHKSEFSVSGFNLQTYRKINPEGYRQAGDDVLQFFEDNLITPTYSLIVGLNKVNDAVDLILNKKATGKVIVDIKNKDADVENTKE; encoded by the exons ATGTCGGTGACAATAGGGAGAAGTATTTTAACGCGTTTCTGCGGAAATCACTTGAAAAAATTGCCTACAAGAGCTACAATCGTTAGATTTGCTTCTGTAGCAAATGATAAACGTTCCAACCTAGAAGACAAAGCTGGTATCCCGGCTTCTGAAGCGAACAAAATTTCTGCTGCAGTATTAAAAAGAGTTGTCAATCCACTTGTTATAGAAAACGTCGAACTTCCTAAAATATCGCGAGCAGATGAA GTTCTCATTGATGTACAGTATTGTGCCTTAAATGGATCAGATGTCTTATTATCAAAAAATTTATATACGTATGAACCAAGTTTGCCAATGGTTCTTGGTTATGAACTTGTAGGAAAATTGATTCAAGTGGGTGAAGAAGCAAAAAGACAAGGGTATCAAGTTGGGGATAAAGTTGTTGCTCTTAATAAAGACCGTTATGGTGGTTTAGCTGAACAATGCATTGCAGAAGTTAGC GATATTTGGAAAGTACCAACGGGAATGAAATCACTAGATGCAGTATGTCTTCTTGATAATTATATTACTGCTTTAGTGGCATTTGAGAGAAAAGTTAACATTCAAGAGGATGACATGGTACTAATAAATGTAGGGATAAGTGATATTGGTTTCGCAGCAATTGATCTTGCGAGCAATGTATTTAGAGCTCAG GTAATAAGTGTTTGTGCTACGGAAGCTGCAGCAACTGTTGCTAGGGGGAAAGGTGCCCTTGCATCTTTGAAATATAAAGATCGTACATTATTAAACCAGATACAGGAGGTGGCTGCTGAGAAAAACATTAAAGTCGTTTTTAATGATGCTGATggtgaatattttaaaaaaattctaaattg TTTTACAAAAATCTACAAGGAAGATGCAACAATAAAAGATTTATTACGTGATGACAGTTTTGCTGTTGTTGTACACCATCTTTCTCGTGAAG GAAGGGCAATCATTGCTGGAACAGCAATTATGATAGAACCTGACTCTGATGTTCATAAGAGTGAATTTAGTGTTAGTGGGTTCAATTTGCAAACGTACAGGAAAATAAATCCTGAAGGATATCG tCAAGCTGGGGATGATGTATTACAATTCTTTGAGGATAATCTCATTACACCAACTTATTCATTAATAGTTGGACTGAACAAAGTGAATGATGCAGTAGACTTAATTCTTAACAAAAAAGCCACAGGAAAA GTTATTgttgatataaaaaataaagatgCTGACGTTGAGAATACTAAGGaataa